The genomic DNA ATTTGCATTTGTGGCATTTGAGCCATTGGCATTTGCTGAACAATTGTAGTTTCAGAATCTGATCCTGTTCTTATTGTTATCTTAACGTCATCTGTTTCTAATTTAACCTCACTCGCTCCAGATTTGGCTACAAATTTGATTAAGTTTTGAATGTCTTTTAAATCCATAATTACAGTTATTAAGTTTTTTTATAGTTAGTTTATTTTCCGTTGTAGGCCCATTTAAAATAAATAGATCCCCAAGTAAAGCCACCTCCAAAAGCGGCAAAAATTAAATTATCTCCTTTTTTTAATTGTGATTCGTAATCATTTAATAATAACGGCAAAGTAGCAGATGTTGTATTACCGTACTTTTCTATATTCATCATTACTTTATCTGATTCTAAATCAATTCTATTAGCTGTTGCATCAATAATTCTTTTATTTGCTTGGTGTGCAACAAGCCAAGCGATATCATCTTTTGTAAGGTTATTTCGTTCTAATATTTTTACTGCTACATCTGCCATATTAAAAACTGCGTTTTTAAAGACTGTTTTACCGTCTTGAAACACAAAGTTTTCTCTTTTAGCAATACGCTCTGCTGTTACAGGATATGATGAGCCACTAGATTTTACTTGTAAAAATTCTCTTCCCGCTCCATTACTTCTAAGATACTCGTCTTGCAGTCCTAATCCTTCTTCATTTGGTTCAAATAAAACTGCACCTGCTCCATCTCCAAAGATTATACATGTTGCTCTGTCTTGATAATCTATCATAGAAGAGTTTTTATCTGCTCCTATTAGTAGTACTTTTTTGTATCTACCAGATTCTATATATCTAGATGCTGTAGACATACCAAATAGGAAACTAGAACAAGCGGCTTCTAAATCGAAAGAAAAGGCATTTACTGCTCCAATTTGCGTTGCAGTGTATGCAGATGTTGACGCTGCCTGCATGTCTGGTGTTGCAGTAGATACAATTACAAGATCAATTTCTTCTGGATTTATACCTGTTTTATTAATAAGGTCTTGGGCGGCTTTAATGGCCATGTAGGAAGTACCTTTGCCTTCACCTTTAAGAATGCGACGTTCTTTAATACCAGTTCTGGTAGTTATCCATTCGTCGTTTGTATCAACCATCGTTTCGAGAATCTCGTTGGTTAATATATAGTCTGGCACATATGCGCCCACAGCCGTGATTGCTGCTGAGATTTTACTCATACTTTTTAAGTTAATTTGACCAAAACGGTTCAAAAATCGTCCAAAAATGGCAAAATTTTAATGAATTTAATCATTTATTGCCAATAATAATGCAAATTAAGTTCTTTTTAACGTATAGAAAAATATATCATAAAAAAAACGCCCACAAGTGAGCGTTTTCTGTATGCATGCATAGTAAATTATGCTATATTTTCTTCTGCTACAGCGTTGTCAATTAATACTTGACCTCTGTAATAAAGTTTACCTTCAAACCAGTGTGCTCTGTGATATAAGTGAGGCTCACCTGTTGTTGGGCAAGTTGCAACTTGTGGCGCAGTTGCTTTATAATGTGTTCTTCTCTTATCTCTTCTTGTTTTAGAGATTTTTCTTTTAGGATGTGCCATTTTATTTTTTTATTTATCCGTTAATAGTTTCTTTAATGTATTCCAACGCGGGTCTATTTCCTCTTGGTCTTCTTTTATGTCCTTTTGTTTAGGGCTTAATTCTTCTAATTTTTCAAGTATGTCTGAATCTAATGTTCCATCTTCAACTCCTGGATGAACTCTTTTTCTTGGCATTGCAAGTACAATTAACTCATATACGTATTGTTGTATATTAATTTCATACTCTCCATGAGGAATGATTAAAATATCTATATTCTCATCATTATATTCCTCACCAAACTTAACTACTAAATCAAACTCATTGTTTAAAGGTTGATTATAAGGTTCATTTGTAACGTCACAGTTAATATTAACTGTTCCTGACACTTCAAAATGCAGTTCTAAAAGTGTTGTTTTCTTTTCTAATTCAACATCTACTTTTAAATTACTACTATTAAAGTCATCATACTCAAAATATTCAAAGAACTTACTGTCAATTTCGTAATCAAAATGATGTTTTCCTACTTTTAGTCCTACAAATGGTATTGTAAACTGTTTCAATGGCTTCATTATCACATCTCTTTTGAGCCCGCAAATATACAAATCTTTTTTAAACTAAAAGACTTATCAACAATTTTTTGTTGACTTCTTTTTTTTATTTTCTATTATCGAAACGCTTACGCTTACTTATAGCGAGTGGGTTTTTGTTTAATTCTGTATATTCGTTACGATTGTTAAATATTTTAATTGCTGCAAATAAGGCTTCTTTAAAAGAGCTTATGTCTGCAATTCCTTTTCCTGCGATTTCATATGCTGTACCATGATCTGGTGAAGTCCTTACTCTATTTAATCCTGCTGTATAATTAACACCTTGACCAAAAGAAAGTGTTTTAAATGGTATTAATCCTTGATCGTGATAAGATGCAATTATAGCATCAAAACTTTTATAATTATTGCTTCCAAAAAAACTATCGGCAGCATAAGGACCAAATACTAATTTTCCAGAATCTTTAATTTTTTTTATGGTTGGGCGCATTACCGCATCATCTTCACTGCCAATTACACCATTATCTCCAGTATGAGGGTTTATACCTAAAACTGCTATTTTAGGTTTGTTAATTCCAAAATCCTGTTTTAATGAATTGTAAACCGTTTCAATTTTTTTGGTAATTAGCTCAGGTGTTATATGGCTAGAAATATCTTTCACCGGAACATGATCTGTAAGCAAACCAACCCTAAGCGAGTTTGTTACCATAAACATTAAACTTTCTCCTTCAAGTTCTTTTGCCAAATAATCTGTGTGTCCAGGAAAATTAAATGTTTTTGATTGTATATTACTTTTATTAATTGGCGCAGTTACCAAAACATCAACCTCTTCGCTTTTTAAAGCTTTAGTTGCTGCCGATAAAGATTTTACTGCATATTCACCAATTTTTAAATTTTCTTCACCAAAACTAATATGAACATCTTCTTTCCAGCAATTAAATACATTTACCTTTTTATTTGAAACTTGATTTAAATGTTGAATACTATTTAAATGAACATTTAACTTAAAATGATTTTTAACAAAGTTCATGGTTTTAACTGAAGCAAATATTATAGGTGTACAAAACTCTAACATTCTTTGGTCTTCAAATGCTTTTAGTATAATTTCTGGTCCTATTCCATTTAAATCTCCTATTGAGATACCAACTTTTATATTTTCTTCTCTACTCATTAAATTTGATAACTATTGTTTGTAAATTTACAGTCACAAATTTAATTAAATAATACTCGATAAAGTATGTTTACCGGAATTATTGAAACCTTAGGTGTTGTAAAAACCTTAAATAGAGAGCAAGATAATTTACATATTACAATAAATAGTAGCCTTGCTAATGAACTTAAAATAGACCAAAGTGTCTCTCACAATGGTATTTGTTTAACTGTTGTAAATATTGGAGATGAAGAATATACTGTTACCGCAATTAAGGAAACTATAGAAAAAACCAATATTGGAGATTTAAAGGTAAATGACATTGTTAATATTGAACGTGCAATGAAACTTGGTGATAGGCTTGATGGACATATTGTGCAAGGTCATGTTGATGAAATAGCAGAATGTATTGAAGCTAAAGAAACTAATGGTAGCTGGTTATTTACTTTTAAATATAGTAACAACTCTATAAACCTTACAATAGAAAAAGGTTCTATTACTGTTAACGGTGTAAGTTTAACAGTTGTGAACTCTAAGAAAAATGAATTTAGTGTAGCAATAATTCCTTACACTTTTGAGCACACAAATTTTAATACCTTTTCTAAAGGTTCTATAGTAAATTTAGAGTTTGATGTTATTGGTAAATACGTAAGTAAATTAAATACTGTAAGAAATTAAGCTAATTTTCTAGTTTTTTTATAAGCAACAAAAGCACCATACAATATTCCTAAAATTAAGAGCACTAGTATACCTCCGTCAATTGGCGTACCTGGTGGACCAGGCGGCTGCGGTGGTGGTGGTGGATCAAATGGACCTTGAGCCGAACACACAAAACTTATTAATATAAATAAGAATGAGGCAAATGTCTTTTTATATTGTTTCATAACTTGGTGGTAAATGTATAAAAAAAACTGTCTTATCAAAACTTTTCAACAGTTTTTTCGACAAAAAAATCCTATGAACGGTATTTTTTTTCGACAAAATACCTAAAAGTCGTCAAAAATAGCATATTTGAAAATTTGATATATTTCTATTCGGCTACTAAATTGTTAATAAATAGTAAAATTCAAAATTCTATTTAATAAAGATAAATTTTTGTAAAAAATACAGCATAAAAAAAAAGACTTTAGAAAACTAAAGTCTTTTTTAATACTAGTGGTCCCACTTGGGCTCGAACCAAGGACCACCTGATTATGAGTCAGGTGCTCTAACCAACTGAGCTATGGGACCAAAATTGGTCTGCAAATCTACTATTATTTTTAAAACGCTACAAGAAATTATTTCTTTATTTCACAATTTATTTCTTGGCACAGTTCAATTAAAACTCCATTTGATGATTTTGGGTGCAAAAAAGCAACTAATTTATTATCGGCACCTTTCTTGGGTGTTTCGTTTATAACTTTAAATCCCTCAGACTTTAAGCGTTTTATTTCAGCTTCAATATCTGTTACATCAAATGCAATATGGTGGATACCTTCGCCTTTTTTTTCTATAAATTTTGCTATTGCACTATCTTCTTTTGTTGCTTCTAATAATTCAATTTTATTTTCTCCAACTTTAAAAAAGGAAGTATTTACTCCTTCAGATGCTACTTCTTCAATTTTATAATGTGGTTCTCCAAATAATTTACTAAATAATGTATTTGATTCTTTTAGGTTTTTTACTGCTATTCCAATGTGTTCAATTTTATTCATATATAATATTGTAAAATGGTATAATTTATAGTTTATAAATTAATTATTAAGGTACAAATTTTGCTTTCAAAAATAGTATAATATTTAAAAAGCGTATTTTTGCAGTCCATTCTTTACTGTTAAAGTATTGAAAGCAATAAAAATAAATGAAAACAGAAGAAAGTCAAAGACAAAAAAAAATAGGATCGGTTTTACAACGCGATCTAGTAGACATATTACAAACTGCTGCAACACAAGGTGGCATGCGCGGTGTTATAATCTCAGTATCTAAAGTTTCGGTTACTGTAGATTTATCTGTCGCTAAAGTATATTTAAGTATTTTTCCTAATGATAAAGCAAAGGAATTGGTTGAAGGTATAAAATCTAACCAACCTTTTATTCGTCATGAATTAGCTAAGCGCACAAAAAATCAACTACGAAGAATGCCACAACTTTACTTTTTTGTGGATGATTCTTTAGAGCATATAGATAAAATTGAACAATCTTTAAAAAGAGAAGATAACCCAATTAAAAATCAAGATTTATTGGGGAAACGCAAAAAATCTTAACTATTGAGTTTTTCGTATTACATTGCTAAACGTTATTTGCGCTCTAAAAGCAGTAATAATGCTATAAACTTTATCACTTACATAGCTATTGGCGGTATTATTTTAGGTGCTGCTTCTTTATTTATAGTACTTTCTGGATTTTCTGGTTTACGTGATTTTACTTTGCAATTTACCACTGTTATAGATCCAGATTTAAAGGCTGAAACTACTATTGGAAAATCATTTTTATTAACCACTTCTAATGAAGATAAATTAAACAGTATTGATGGTGTTGTTTCTTATTCTAAAATAGTAGAAGAGCGCGTAATAGGTTCTTTTGATGGTGCTAAACAAGCATTTTATATAAAAGGTGTAGATGAGAATTTTAGCACTATTAACACCTTAGACTCTATTATACCATACGGGAGTTGGTTAACACCAAAAACCAACCAAGTTGTTGTTGGTTATGGCGTGTCTAACAATTTAAATCTTGGTGTTTTAAATTATGGAAAACGCCTTTATTTAGGTGTGCCAAAACCAGGAAAAGGACAAATAAGTTCTATAAACGAAGCTTTTAATCAAGTTGAAACAGTTTGCGTAGGTATTTTTACAGTGAATGAAAAACTAGATGCTAGCCATATTTTTTCTTCTATAGAATTAGCGCAGGAACTTTTAGGTTATAAAGAAAACCAAATATCAAGTATAGAGTTTAAACTTAAAGATGATGCAGATGAAAACATTGTTAGCTCTAAAATTCAAGATGTTTTAGGAAAATCTATAACTATTAAAAATAAAGCACAGCTTAACGACTCGTTAAATAAAATGCTAAACACAGAAAATTTGGCTGTTTACTTAATTTTTACTTTAATATTAATTATTGCTTTTTTTAATGTTGTTGGGTCTTTAATTATGATGATGCTAGATAAGAAAAAAAGCTTAATAACTTTATTTAATATTGGCGCTACGGTAAAAGATATTAGAAAAATTTTCTTTTTACAAGGTACTTTAATGAGTATTGTAGGTGGTTTAATAGGCTTAATTGTAAGTACGCTTTTGATTTTATTTCAGCGTTACGGACCTGAAAATATGAAAGTAATGATTACTGAAAATTTAGCCTATCCTGTTACTTTTAATGTTGTAAACTTATTTATTGTATTTGTAACAATTACTGTTTTAGGTATAATAGCATCAAAAATTGCTTCGGTTAGAATTACAAAAGCAATGGTAAAAACCATTTAGTAATTGCTTACTCTGTAAATTGAAAATCACCAAATTTTTCTAAAACCTCATCAAAGGCAGCAAATACGTCTTTTGAGTCGTCACTTGTTACCATTTTCATGCGATATTCTTTAAAATGCGGAATACCTTTAAAATAGTTAGTATAATGTCTTCTGGTTTCAAAAACGCCAAGTACTTCACCTTTCCAATCTATAGACATTTGTAAATGTCTTCTAGCTGCTTCTACGCGTTCCTGCATAGTAATTGGTCTATAATGTTCTCCTGTTTCAAAAAAGTGTTTTACTTGCTTAAAAAACCAAGGGTTTCCAATTGTAGCTCTACCTATCATGCAACCATCTAAACCATAATCGTCACGCATTTCCATAGCACGTTCTGGAGAAGTAACATCTCCATTGCCAAATACAGGAATATGCATTCTCGGGTTATTTTTTACTTGAGCTATAGGTTTCCAATCGGCTTCACCTTTATACATTTGTGCTCTGGTTCTACCGTGAATAGCAATAGCTTTACAGCCAACATCTTGCAACCTTTCGGCAACCTCAACAATTTTTATAGAATCATGATCCCAACCTAAACGTGTTTTTACTGTAATTGGAATATTGGTACGTTTAACCATTTCGGCAGTAAGTTGCTCCATTAAACAGATATCTTTTAAAATACCAGCACCAGCGCCTTTACTTACAACTTTTTTTACTGGACAACCAAAATTAATATCTATAATATCTGGGTTAGATGCAGAAACAATATCAATAGTTTCTAGCATACTGTCCATATTGGCTCCAAAAATTTGGATACCAACTGGTCTTTCTTTTTCGTAAATATCAAGTTTCATAACGCTTTTAGCGGCATTACGTATTAAACCTTCACTACTTACAAACTCGGTATAAACAACGTCTGCACCTTGTTCTTTGCATAATGCTCGAAATGGTGGATCGCTTACATCTTCCATAGGTGCTAAAAGCAATGGAAAATCAGGTAGTTCTATGTTGTCTATTTTTACCAAAATGATTTCTTTTTTGCAAAATTAATGTTTTTTGGGTAATTATAAATGAATGCTATAAATTAGTGACTATGAAAAAAATTATAATACTCTCGTTTATTATTTTTTGTAGTTGTGCTTCAAAAAAAAACACATCCAAATTAAAAACCATTAGTAACAACCATTTTGAAATTACTTATCCAAAAAGTTGGGTGAAATTTGGAGCTATGGGATATGTATATTTAACTCCAAAAACATTAAGAAAAGCAAATCCAGAAGATGAATTAAATAACATATCTGTAAGTAGAAATGTATTAAATGTCGAAAAATTTATAGGCCTAGAAAACACTTTAAAAGAACACGCAAACACGCTAAGAAGAAACGAAAGCAATAAAGAATCTAAAATTATAAAAATGGAAGAAAATTCAAAGTTTGTTTATAAAATTGAATCTTTAGTGGAATATAAATCTGAAAAAAATAAATATAAGAGGTTAGAGTTTTTCTATATTAAAAATAACAGACTCGATTTTATTCGCTTTCAAATGAAGGAACATTATTTTGGTATGTATTATAATGA from Lacinutrix sp. 5H-3-7-4 includes the following:
- a CDS encoding PsbP-related protein, encoding MKKIIILSFIIFCSCASKKNTSKLKTISNNHFEITYPKSWVKFGAMGYVYLTPKTLRKANPEDELNNISVSRNVLNVEKFIGLENTLKEHANTLRRNESNKESKIIKMEENSKFVYKIESLVEYKSEKNKYKRLEFFYIKNNRLDFIRFQMKEHYFGMYYNEALAIVNSFIPK
- the rbfA gene encoding 30S ribosome-binding factor RbfA, which translates into the protein MKTEESQRQKKIGSVLQRDLVDILQTAATQGGMRGVIISVSKVSVTVDLSVAKVYLSIFPNDKAKELVEGIKSNQPFIRHELAKRTKNQLRRMPQLYFFVDDSLEHIDKIEQSLKREDNPIKNQDLLGKRKKS
- a CDS encoding beta-ketoacyl-ACP synthase III — its product is MSKISAAITAVGAYVPDYILTNEILETMVDTNDEWITTRTGIKERRILKGEGKGTSYMAIKAAQDLINKTGINPEEIDLVIVSTATPDMQAASTSAYTATQIGAVNAFSFDLEAACSSFLFGMSTASRYIESGRYKKVLLIGADKNSSMIDYQDRATCIIFGDGAGAVLFEPNEEGLGLQDEYLRSNGAGREFLQVKSSGSSYPVTAERIAKRENFVFQDGKTVFKNAVFNMADVAVKILERNNLTKDDIAWLVAHQANKRIIDATANRIDLESDKVMMNIEKYGNTTSATLPLLLNDYESQLKKGDNLIFAAFGGGFTWGSIYFKWAYNGK
- the mce gene encoding methylmalonyl-CoA epimerase encodes the protein MNKIEHIGIAVKNLKESNTLFSKLFGEPHYKIEEVASEGVNTSFFKVGENKIELLEATKEDSAIAKFIEKKGEGIHHIAFDVTDIEAEIKRLKSEGFKVINETPKKGADNKLVAFLHPKSSNGVLIELCQEINCEIKK
- a CDS encoding DUF177 domain-containing protein: MKPLKQFTIPFVGLKVGKHHFDYEIDSKFFEYFEYDDFNSSNLKVDVELEKKTTLLELHFEVSGTVNINCDVTNEPYNQPLNNEFDLVVKFGEEYNDENIDILIIPHGEYEINIQQYVYELIVLAMPRKRVHPGVEDGTLDSDILEKLEELSPKQKDIKEDQEEIDPRWNTLKKLLTDK
- a CDS encoding riboflavin synthase, producing MFTGIIETLGVVKTLNREQDNLHITINSSLANELKIDQSVSHNGICLTVVNIGDEEYTVTAIKETIEKTNIGDLKVNDIVNIERAMKLGDRLDGHIVQGHVDEIAECIEAKETNGSWLFTFKYSNNSINLTIEKGSITVNGVSLTVVNSKKNEFSVAIIPYTFEHTNFNTFSKGSIVNLEFDVIGKYVSKLNTVRN
- the pdxA gene encoding 4-hydroxythreonine-4-phosphate dehydrogenase PdxA is translated as MSREENIKVGISIGDLNGIGPEIILKAFEDQRMLEFCTPIIFASVKTMNFVKNHFKLNVHLNSIQHLNQVSNKKVNVFNCWKEDVHISFGEENLKIGEYAVKSLSAATKALKSEEVDVLVTAPINKSNIQSKTFNFPGHTDYLAKELEGESLMFMVTNSLRVGLLTDHVPVKDISSHITPELITKKIETVYNSLKQDFGINKPKIAVLGINPHTGDNGVIGSEDDAVMRPTIKKIKDSGKLVFGPYAADSFFGSNNYKSFDAIIASYHDQGLIPFKTLSFGQGVNYTAGLNRVRTSPDHGTAYEIAGKGIADISSFKEALFAAIKIFNNRNEYTELNKNPLAISKRKRFDNRK
- the rpmF gene encoding 50S ribosomal protein L32 translates to MAHPKRKISKTRRDKRRTHYKATAPQVATCPTTGEPHLYHRAHWFEGKLYYRGQVLIDNAVAEENIA
- a CDS encoding ABC transporter permease; the protein is MSFSYYIAKRYLRSKSSNNAINFITYIAIGGIILGAASLFIVLSGFSGLRDFTLQFTTVIDPDLKAETTIGKSFLLTTSNEDKLNSIDGVVSYSKIVEERVIGSFDGAKQAFYIKGVDENFSTINTLDSIIPYGSWLTPKTNQVVVGYGVSNNLNLGVLNYGKRLYLGVPKPGKGQISSINEAFNQVETVCVGIFTVNEKLDASHIFSSIELAQELLGYKENQISSIEFKLKDDADENIVSSKIQDVLGKSITIKNKAQLNDSLNKMLNTENLAVYLIFTLILIIAFFNVVGSLIMMMLDKKKSLITLFNIGATVKDIRKIFFLQGTLMSIVGGLIGLIVSTLLILFQRYGPENMKVMITENLAYPVTFNVVNLFIVFVTITVLGIIASKIASVRITKAMVKTI
- the dusB gene encoding tRNA dihydrouridine synthase DusB, with protein sequence MVKIDNIELPDFPLLLAPMEDVSDPPFRALCKEQGADVVYTEFVSSEGLIRNAAKSVMKLDIYEKERPVGIQIFGANMDSMLETIDIVSASNPDIIDINFGCPVKKVVSKGAGAGILKDICLMEQLTAEMVKRTNIPITVKTRLGWDHDSIKIVEVAERLQDVGCKAIAIHGRTRAQMYKGEADWKPIAQVKNNPRMHIPVFGNGDVTSPERAMEMRDDYGLDGCMIGRATIGNPWFFKQVKHFFETGEHYRPITMQERVEAARRHLQMSIDWKGEVLGVFETRRHYTNYFKGIPHFKEYRMKMVTSDDSKDVFAAFDEVLEKFGDFQFTE